Proteins encoded by one window of Conger conger chromosome 1, fConCon1.1, whole genome shotgun sequence:
- the cdh17 gene encoding cadherin-17, with product MLPTSYLMALALLIGRAVGEGWEDRIGAMGDMVLGVPEGTEVPYPIFQFKSAHPEVVSYSMTGETNGKMAISNEGWLYLVEPLNWAEESIYNVQLEAHSDTEIVDGPCSVTINVRDINNHAPVFSQTEYHGEVMERSRAGETFLRVSATDLDNPDTPNGRLSYSIVNQIPDRLKKPLFQINSITGEISITPDGEEHLRAREGIQYGMEEDPEGSVDHLKRKFDEYCPQSSNVPYELNPFYTCVERSASMRMNPEDDPDYTLIVRVQDLEGASENAFSANAKATITVKQNLWRSPGPIRIREHLEAEYPKKIAQVQSNNPGALYTLGEKERFPKFPFSINEGGEIFVTESLDREEKDMYVLVVFAKDGEGTTLDRPMEIPIIVEDVNDNPPMCEESERVLEVQENEPLGSQIGAIGGYDLDEENSVNSLLSYQLLTHEPTSSSGPVFRVDGLSGNIQVASILPKRTEIPEYHLTVQVSDQGGAEAGLSNTCKIVIKVIDINNEIPVFEKNDYGSVATPEDSPPGTTLLTVLATDADDPGTGSSQVEYHITDGNQDGIFSIDAEGHIRVAKPLDFESKSTYRLQIDATNPEPLIPGVKYDSSSTAFVSIEVTNVDELPEFDTDIFEVSVPENATVGVAVVKMDAKDPEGGEIRYKLEGDENNWLEINEETGEIKTKGKLDHEEVAVINVKVTAYEKASPENAVEKDVTVRILDVNDNVPKLKENQGFMCKKKLTPVFIYAEDKDSPPFGKPFTFVITQPRKYPNWQIEDVDGTSAKLVLKKAPEEDKTFSLPINVKDSAGVGVSHAFQVRVCNCTELGYCYIEPGRHGFKYDLPTTVGILGGTLAFIAVILIIAVHRSNKNQKKLAKETEDTDAML from the exons ATGCTTCCAACGTCATATTTGATGGCCCTGGCTCTTCTAATTGGTAGA GCTGTCGGAGAGGGATGGGAGGACCGGATTGGAGCAATGGGGGACATGGTCCTGGGGGTACCAGAGGGAACTGAAGTACCATATCCAATCTTTCAG TTTAAATCCGCCCACCCTGAGGTGGTGTCATATAGCATGACGGGCGAGACCAATGGGAAAATGGCCATTTCCAATGAAGGCTGGCTATACCTGGTGGAGCCATTGAATTGGGCAGAGGAATCCATCTACAATGTACAG CTCGAAGCCCACTCCGACACCGAGATAGTGGATGGACCGTGCTCAGTGACCATAAACGTAAGGGACATCAACAACCATGCCCCGGTCTTCTCACAGACAGAATACCACGGTGAAGTGATGGAGCGGAGTCGAGCTG GTGAAACTTTTCTGCGGGTTTCTGCGACTGATCTGGACAACCCTGATACCCCCAATGGCAGGCTGAGCTACAGCATCGTGAACCAAATCCCAGACCGACTCAAAAAGCCTCTTTTCCAGATCAACAGCATAACTGGGGAAATCTCCATCACGCCAGACG GAGAGGAGCATCTGAGAGCCAGAGAAGGTATTCAGTATGGAATGGAAGAGGACCCAGAAGGCAGCGTGGACCACTTGAAGAGAAAATTTGATGAATACTGTCCTCAGAGCAGCAATGTCCCCTACGAACTGAATCCTTTCTACACCTGTGTTGAGCGATCAG cATCTATGAGGATGAACCCAGAGGATGACCCGGACTACACCCTAATAGTCAGGGTCCAGGATCTGGAGGGGGCATCTGAGAATGCATTCAGCGCGAACGCCAAAGCGACCATTACTGTAAAGCAAAACCTGTGGCGTAGCCCAGGTCCCATAAGGATTCGTGAGCACCTGGAGGCTGAATATCCAAAGAAAATTGCTCAG GTTCAGTCGAACAATCCTGGAGCACTTTACACACTGGGTGAGAAGGAGAGATTCCCCAAGTTCCCTTTCTCTATAAATGAAGGAGGCGAAATATTTGTCACCGAGTCTTTggacagagaggagaaagacaTG TATGTGCTGGTGGTGTTTGCTAAAGATGGGGAGGGCACTACCTTGGACAGACCCATGGAAATCCCGATCATTGTGGAAGATGTCAATGACAACCCACCAATGTGTGAGGAGTCGGAGAGGGTGCTTGAGGTTCAAGAAAATGAGCCACTGG GGAGCCAGATTGGAGCCATTGGTGGTTATGACCTCGATGAAGAAAATTCAGTCAACTCTTTGCTCAGCTATCAGCTTTTGACACATGAGCCGACCTCTTCCTCTGGCCCAGTGTTCAGAGTTGATGGACTGAGTGGCAACATTCAGGTTGCAAGCATCCTACCCAAGAGGACGGAAATCCCAGAGTACCACCTCACAGTACAGGTCTCTGACCAGGGAGGAGCAGAAGCAG GTTTAAGCAACACATGCAAGATAGTCATCAAGGTTATCGATATCAATAACGAGATCCCAgtgtttgagaaaaatgat TACGGATCAGTGGCAACTCCTGAGGACTCACCCCCTGGTACCACTCTACTAACTGTCCTGGCCACGGATGCTGATGATCCTGGGACTGGAAGCTCACAGGTGGAATACCACATCACAGACGGGAACCAAGATGGGATATTTTCCATTGATGCAGAGGGACACATCAGAGTCGCTAAG CCCCTCGATTTTGAAAGCAAATCCACTTACCGCCTACAAATCGATGCCACCAATCCTGAACCCCTCATACCAGGAGTGAAATATGACTCCAGTTCGACTGCATTCGTCAGCATAGAGGTCACCAATGTTGACGAGCTCCCAGAGTTTGACACGGACATCTTTGAGGTGAGCGTTCCAGAGAACGCTACAGTTGGAGTGGCTGTCGTCAAAATGGATGCCAAGGATCCAGAGGGTGGAGAAATCAG ATACAAACTGGAAGGCGATGAAAATAACTGGCTGGAGATCAACGAAGAGACTGGGGAGATAAAGACGAAAGGCAAATTGGACCATGAGGAGGTGGCAGTGATCAATGTCAAAGTCACTGCTTACGAGAAGG CATCACCAGAGAATGCAGTAGAGAAGGACGTTACTGTCCGGATCCTGGACGTAAACGACAACGTTCCCAAACTCAAAGAAAATCAGGGCTTTATGTGCAAAAAGAAACTCACGCCCGTTTTTATTTACGCCGAAGACAAGGACAGCCCTCCTTTCGGCAAGCCATTCACTTTTGTTATAACCCAGCCCAGGAAGTATCCCAACTGGCAAATTGAAGATGTCGATG GCACTTCTGCCAAACTGGTTTTGAAAAAAGCACCAGAAGAAGACAAAACATTCAGTCTGCCCATAAATGTCAAAGACTCCGCAGGTGTGGGAGTGTCTCACGCGTTTCAGG TGCGAGTGTGTAACTGTACAGAACTGGGTTACTGCTACATAGAGCCGGGACGCCATGGATTTAAGTATGACCTGCCCACAACAGTGGGAATCCTGGGAGGAACTTTAGCCTTCATCG ctgtGATTCTGATCATCGCTGTACACAGATCTAATAAGAACCAGAAGAAACTGGCCAAGGAGACTGAGGACACAGATGCCATGTTGTAA
- the pdp1 gene encoding pyruvate dehydrogenase phosphatase catalytic subunit 1, which produces MPVTSQLFKAYRCREIQKFCSFAIQCRNGHQCTQPPQPLFICRHKDARSANSHSKWRQARSYRTSSERCYNLTPPQVNSILKANEYSFKVPEFDGKNVSSVTGFDSNQLPANAPIEDRRSVATCLQTRGMLLGVFDGHAGCACAQALSERLFYYIAVSLLPHDTLQEVENAVESGRAVLPILQWHKHPNDYFSKEASRLYFNSLRTYWQELLDLSAPGETPDIKEALTHAFKRLDNDISLEAQVGDANAFLNYWVLRVAFSGATACVAHVDGNDLHIANTGDGRAVLGVQEEDGSFTALTLSNDHNAQNEDEIARIRSEHPKSEAKTVVKQDRLLALLMPFRAFGDVKFKWSIELQKRVLESGPDQLHENEHTKFIPPNYHTPPYLTAEPEVIHHRLRPQDRFLVMGTDGLWETLHRQEVVRIVGEYLTGVHHHQPITVGGYKVTLGQMQGLLMERRARVSSTFEDQNAATHLIRHAVGNNEFGTVDHERLSKMLSLPEELARMYRDDITIIIVQFNSHVIGAQQPSDGEVA; this is translated from the coding sequence ATGCCTGTGACCTCCCAGCTATTTAAGGCCTACCGCTGTAGGGAGATCCAAAAATTCTGCAGCTTTGCCATTCAGTGCCGGAACGGACACCAGTGCACTCAGCCACCCCAGCCTCTTTTCATCTGTCGGCACAAAGATGCCCGCTCCGCGAACTCACACTCAAAATGGCGTCAGGCCCGAAGCTACAGGACCTCCTCAGAGCGATGCTACAACTTAACCCCGCCCCAGGTCAACagcatcctgaaagccaacgaGTACAGCTTCAAGGTCCCCGAGTTTGACGGCAAGAACGTCAGCTCGGTGACTGGCTTCGATAGCAACCAGCTCCCCGCCAACGCGCCCATCGAAGACCGGCGCAGCGTCGCCACCTGCCTGCAGACGCGGGGAATGCTGCTGGGCGTGTTCGACGGGCACGCGGGCTGTGCCTGCGCCCAGGCGCTGAGTGAGAGGCTCTTCTACTACATCGCCGTCTCCCTGCTGCCCCACGACACACTGCAGGAGGTGGAGAACGCGGTGGAGAGCGGCCGTGCCGTCTTGCCCATCCTGCAGTGGCACAAGCACCCCAACGACTACTTCAGCAAGGAGGCCTCCCGACTCTACTTCAACAGCCTGCGCACCTACTGGCAGGAGCTCCTGGACCTGAGTGCCCCCGGGGAGACGCCGGACATCAAGGAGGCGCTCACCCACGCCTTCAAGAGGCTGGACAACGACATCTCCCTGGAGGCCCAGGTTGGCGACGCCAACGCTTTCCTCAACTACTGGGTGCTGCGGGTGGCGTTCTCGGGGGCGACGGCCTGCGTGGCGCACGTGGACGGGAACGACCTGCACATCGCCAACACGGGGGACGGCCGGGCCGTCCTGGGGGTGCAGGAGGAGGACGGCTCCTTCACGGCCCTCACCCTTTCCAACGACCACAACGCCCAGAACGAGGACGAGATCGCGCGCATCCGGTCGGAGCACCCCAAGAGCGAGGCCAAGACCGTGGTGAAGCAGGACCGGCTGCTCGCCCTGCTGATGCCCTTCCGGGCGTTTGGCGACGTCAAGTTCAAGTGGAGCATCGAGCTGCAGAAGCGGGTGTTGGAGTCCGGGCCCGACCAGCTCCACGAGAACGAGCACACCAAGTTCATCCCGCCCAATTACCACACGCCCCCGTATCTCACCGCCGAGCCGGAGGTCATACACCACAGGTTGCGGCCGCAGGACCGCTTCCTTGTGATGGGCACGGACGGGCTGTGGGAGACCCTGCACCGGCAGGAGGTAGTGCGCATTGTGGGTGAGTACCTCACGGGGGTGCACCACCACCAGCCAATCACGGTGGGCGGCTACAAAGTGACCCTGGGCCAGATGCAGGGCCTGCTGATGGAGCGGCGGGCCAGGGTGTCGTCCACCTTCGAAGACCAGAACGCCGCCACACACCTGATCCGGCATGCGGTGGGCAACAACGAGTTTGGCACAGTGGACCACGAGCGCCTCTCCAAGATGCTGAGCCTACCCGAGGAGCTGGCCCGCATGTACAGGGAcgacatcaccatcatcatcgtTCAGTTCAACTCCCACGTGATTGGGGCACAGCAACCGTCAGACGGGGAAGTGGCCTAA